The Primulina eburnea isolate SZY01 chromosome 8, ASM2296580v1, whole genome shotgun sequence genome contains a region encoding:
- the LOC140839936 gene encoding pentatricopeptide repeat-containing protein At2g38420, mitochondrial, translating to MWRDAAQCRRVSMFFISTSSFSSYSSKPSSVHNYYLRKRRKCPLQPFKQQWLQSFSHQLAMRSFKESIKNGETRILFSLLQSFSTYQIEPSPKAYRFLFKFLTQKHRLFGHQIPQILDHIEKVASFETPECVIIDLIEFYGENNMLTEAVELFFRIPKFRCEPSVEALNALLSVICREKRGLEIVPQILLKTQAMNIRIEESSYRILIRALCKIGRVSQALELSKYMVEYGYIADKKICSLMLATMCKQMDNDICDVLGFLEDLKMLGFELRTVDFSNLIRVLVRRGKGIDALGVLKQMKTNRIRPDIMCYNLILYGLIVERDFLRADKVFDELLLKGLIPDIHTYNLFISCLCLQNKIEDGIKMLGSMGELGCAPNLSTYTTVLKALCETGELDRVREMMKGMRKKGVNLDSESYEIMIHGLIRNGDINEACCLLDEMLDDNYVLPPASLDRIICRLIKMGLFFDATELLNAVGFKGC from the coding sequence ATGTGGAGGGATGCTGCGCAATGCAGGCGAGTCTCTATGTTCTTCATATCAACATCATCGTTTTCATCTTATTCGAGCAAGCCTTCGTCTGTGCACAACTACTATTTGAGGAAGAGAAGAAAATGTCCTCTCCAACCATTCAAACAACAGTGGCTCCAAAGTTTTTCGCATCAATTAGCCATGCGGTCCTTCAAAGAATCTATCAAAAATGGTGAAACCCGTATTCTTTTTTCCCTCCTTCAGTCCTTCTCCACTTACCAAATTGAACCTTCTCCCAAAGCTTACCGATTTCTGTTCAAGTTCTTGACTCAAAAGCACCGCTTGTTTGGTCACCAAATCCCACAGATTCTTGATCACATTGAGAAAGTTGCGAGCTTTGAAACACCCGAatgcgtaattattgatttgatcGAGTTTTATGGAGAGAATAACATGTTGACTGAGGCTGTGGAGCTTTTCTTTAGGATACCGAAATTTAGATGTGAACCTTCTGTGGAGGCGTTGAATGCTCTGCTATCGGTTATTTGTAGGGAAAAAAGGGGGCTTGAGATTGTTCCTCAAATCTTGTTAAAGACTCAGGCTATGAATATTAGAATTGAGGAATCCAGTTATAGGATTCTGATAAGAGCCCTTTGCAAAATAGGGAGGGTTAGTCAGGCTCTCGAGCTGTCGAAATATATGGTTGAGTACGGATATATTGcagataaaaaaatttgttctttGATGCTTGCAACAATGTGTAAGCAAATGGATAATGACATTTGTGACGTTTTGGGGTTTTTGGAGGATTTGAAAATGTTAGGGTTTGAACTAAGAACGGTTGATTTTTCTAATTTGATTAGGGTTTTGGTGAGAAGGGGTAAGGGTATTGATGCTTTGGGAGTGTTGAAACAGATGAAAACGAACAGAATCCGTCCTGATATCATGTGTTACAACTTGATACTCTATGGATTGATAGTTGAAAGGGACTTCTTGAGGGCGGAtaaagtgtttgatgaattgCTTCTGAAAGGGTTGATACCTGATATCCATACTTACAATCTGTTCATCAGTTGTTTATGTCTGCAAAATAAGATAGAGGATGGAATTAAAATGTTGGGTTCAATGGGGGAGTTGGGATGTGCACCTAATTTGAGTACATATACTACAGTCTTGAAGGCATTATGCGAAACCGGGGAGCTGGACAGAGTGAGGGAGATGATGAAAGGAATGAGAAAGAAAGGGGTCAATCTTGATTCAGAATCTTACGAGATTATGATCCACGGTTTGATTAGAAATGGTGATATTAATGAAGCTTGTTGTTTGTTAGACGAAATGTTGGATGATAACTATGTTCTTCCACCAGCTTCATTGGATAGAATTATATGTCGGTTGATCAAAATGGGATTGTTTTTTGATGCCACAGAACTTCTAAATGCAGTTGGTTTTAAGGGATGTTGA
- the LOC140838023 gene encoding short-chain dehydrogenase reductase 2a codes for MPVQVSSEVTFSGFHVPGKDNVTSPPIKRLEGKVAIVTGGARGIGEATVKLFAFHGSKVVIADVDDSLGHSLANSLSSQVGFFHCDVTSENDIETLIDSTVSTYGKLDILFNNAGILGNQAKHKSILDFNGEEFDQIMRVNVRGAALGMKHAARAMIRRGGGGCIISTSSVAGVMGGLGPHSYTASKHAIVGLTKNAACELGRYGIRVNCISPFGVATRMLVNAWRGADEDGDACASEEEMENMEEFVRGLANLKGETLRAKDIAEAAVYLASDESRYISGHNLVVDGGITTSRNCVGM; via the exons ATGCCCGTCCAAGTGTCTTCCGAGGTTACTTTTTCAGGGTTCCACGTCCCTGGAAAAGACAATGTCACTTCTCCCCCAATCAAAAG GTTGGAGGGAAAAGTTGCGATTGTTACCGGCGGTGCTAGAGGTATCGGAGAAGCAACCGTGAAGCTATTCGCATTCCATGGCTCTAAAGTAGTCATCGCAGATGTTGACGACAGTCTCGGCCATTCGCTCGCCAATTCGCTGTCTTCTCAGGTCGGCTTCTTCCACTGCGACGTCACGTCGGAGAACGACATTGAAACCCTGATAGACTCAACGGTCTCCACTTACGGGAAGCTGGATATACTCTTCAACAACGCCGGTATACTCGGAAACCAGGCCAAGCACAAGAGCATCCTCGATTTCAATGGCGAAGAATTCGATCAGATCATGAGAGTCAACGTCAGGGGGGCGGCGCTGGGGATGAAGCACGCAGCTCGGGCGATGATCAGACGCGGTGGGGGCGGGTGCATCATCTCCACGTCGAGCGTGGCTGGAGTGATGGGCGGGCTGGGGCCACATTCGTATACGGCATCGAAGCACGCGATCGTGGGGCTGACGAAGAATGCTGCTTGTGAACTGGGGCGGTATGGGATTCGAGTGAACTGCATCTCCCCGTTCGGCGTGGCGACGAGGATGCTGGTGAACGCGTGGAGGGGTGCTGACGAGGACGGCGACGCGTGCGCCAGCGAGGAGGAAATGGAGAATATGGAGGAGTTTGTGAGAGGACTGGCGAACCTGAAAGGAGAAACCCTAAGGGCGAAGGATATAGCGGAGGCGGCAGTGTATCTAGCGAGCGATGAATCCAGGTATATCAGTGGGCATAATCTTGTCGTGGATGGTGGGATTACCACTTCTAGGAATTGTGTTGGAATGTGA
- the LOC140839938 gene encoding alanine--glyoxylate aminotransferase 2 homolog 2, mitochondrial-like, with the protein MRSLAMRRTLWEPRKFKTCRRWLTQAADACVVANDADITPKMPPYEYTPPSYTGPAADEILKKRREFLSPSMFHLYKKPVNIVHGKMQYLFDENGRRYVDAFGGIATVCCGHCHPDVVKAVIDQTKSLQHSTILYLNHAIADFAEALASKLPGDLKVVFFTNSGTEANELAMMMARLYAGCHDIISLRNAYHGNAAGTMGATAQCNWKFNVVQSGVHHAVNPDPYRGLLGADGEKYAKDVQDLIQFGTSGHVAGFISEAIQGVGGIVELAPGYLPAVYHSIRKAGGICIADEVQSGFARTGSHFWGFESHDVVPDIVTMAKGIGNGVPLGAVVTTPKVAEVLTRRSYFNTFGGNPVCTAAGLAVLRVIDRENLQENAHVVGSYLKDRLNSLKAKHEIIGDVRGRGLMLGVELVTDRQLKTPANIEILQVMDQMKDMGVLIGKGGFHGNVFRITPPLCFSRDDADFVVDVMDLAMTKL; encoded by the exons ATGAGGAGTCTTGCGATGAGGAGGACATTATGGGAACCGAGAAAGTTCAAAACCTGCCGACGTTGGCTGACTCAAGCTGCTGATGCATGTGTTGTGGCGAACGACGCGGACATAACTCCTAAGATGCCACCCTACGAATACACTCCGCCAAGTTACACCGGCCCCGCCGCCGACGAGATTTTGAAGAAGCGGAGAGAATTTCTTAGCCCTTCGATGTTTCACTTGTACAAAAAACCC GTCAACATAGTGCACGGCAAGATGCAATACTTATTTGATGAGAATGGCCGTAGATATGTCGACGCTTTCGGTGGTATTGCGACAGTGTGTTGTGGCCATTGTCACCCTGATGTGGTTAAAGCTGTTATCGATCAAACCAAAAGTTTGCAACACTCAACTATTCTGTATCTAAATCATGCAATTGCCGATTTTGCCGAAGCACTGGCTTCCAAGCTCCCTGGAGATCTCAAG GTTGTTTTCTTTACTAACTCTGGGACGGAGGCGAATGAACTAGCGATGATGATGGCTCGATTATACGCTGGTTGCCATGATATCATATCCCTCAGAAACGCGTACCATGGAAACGCGGCGGGGACCATGGGAGCCACTGCACAATGTAATTGGAAATTCAATGTTGTCCAG AGTGGAGTTCACCATGCTGTGAATCCAGACCCCTACAGAGGTTTATTGGGTGCGGACGGTGAAAAATACGCAAAAGATGTTCAAGATTTAATCCAGTTTGGAACTTCTGGTCATGTAGCTGGTTTTATATCTGAAGCAATACAG GGTGTTGGTGGGATTGTTGAATTAGCTCCAGGTTATTTGCCTGCTGTATACCACAGCATAAGAAAGGCAGGGGGAATTTGTATTGCAGACGAGGTTCAGTCAGGATTTGCTCGCACTGGAAGCCATTTCTGGGGATTTGAGTCCCATGATGTTGTGCCTGATATAGTTACAATGGCTAAG GGGATAGGCAACGGAGTTCCCCTCGGAGCTGTAGTGACTACTCCTAAGGTTGCTGAAGTTTTGACCCGAAGAAGTTACTTCAACACTTTCGGAGGAAACCCCGTCTGTACAGCAGCTGGACTCGCTGTTCTTAGAGTCATAGACAGAGAAAACCTTCAAGAAAACGCCCATGTTGTTGGTTCTTACCTAAAAGATCGCCTCAATTCTCTCAAAGCCAAACATGAAA TTATTGGTGATGTCAGAGGAAGAGGATTAATGCTTGGGGTTGAACTGGTCACGGATCGCCAACTGAAAACCCCTGCGAACATCGAAATTCTTCAAGTGATGGACCAAATGAAAG ATATGGGAGTACTTATCGGCAAAGGAGGCTTCCATGGAAATGTTTTCAGAATTACACCTCCACTCTGCTTCAGTAGGGATGATGCTG ACTTTGTTGTGGATGTAATGGACCTTGCAATGACCAAATTGTGA
- the LOC140839937 gene encoding TOM1-like protein 6, which produces MMSSMASIASSSSATVRVEKATSEFLIGPDWTMNIDICDTINSNQMLAKDVVKSVKKRLQHKNPKVQLLALTLLETMVKNCGDYVHMQIAERNILQGMVKIVKKKTDMHVRDKILTLIGSWYEAFGGSGGRYPQYYIAYEDLRRAGVEFPSRPPDAAPIFTPPATHPTSRLPQPGYGMPSSSSTRLDEAMSAEENLSSSSINSMREVLALLIDMLQAIDPSDRTSVKDEVIVDLVEQCRANQKKLMQMLSTTGDEELLGQGLELNDSLQSSLTKHDAIASGSPLRVQVTNVQPGAAEKRYSSLQPAEVEVVKDTANTAPSVPVVPVHKETEEEEEEEDEFALLARRHSKTPVTASNSTSEVKVEDLTLVKTMQDAASPEPPLSSSISNALVPTTTTAPVRTKDQDIIDLLSITLSTEQPSQTPTSPVHGTPQGHIPSVSPGVTFSSEAYPGHPGVAFNNYVAPWAQPRAQHDTHPHPEQQPLQQPQSSLTTPQYTQYAPTVYPPPPWASTPGYFSNPNPGPRLPNTYETPRPTSSAMPRPLRQESGNGNTIGNSSPRSVAPNAGQKPFIPSYRLFEDLNVFGCTDGGFKGTSHSSPSLSGSNNHSMVNGRK; this is translated from the exons ATGATGTCATCCATGGCTTCAATCGCGTCATCTTCTTCAGCTACCGTTAGGGTTGAGAAAGCGACGAGCGAGTTCTTGATCGGACCTGATTGGACTATGAATATTGATATTTGTGATACCATCAATTCGAATCagat GCTGGCAAAAGATGTTGTGAAATCTGTGAAGAAAAGGTTGCAGCACAAGAATCCtaaagttcagttacttgcttTAACG CTTCTGGAGACGATGGTCAAGAACTGTGGTGATTACGTTCATATGCAAATTGCAGAAAGAAATATACTGCAGGGGATGGTCAAGATTGTTAAGAAAAAG ACAGATATGCATGTGAGGGATAAAATTTTAACCTTAATAGGCTCTTGGTACGAAGCATTTGGTGGATCTGGAGGAAGATATCCTCAATATTACATAGCTTACGAGGACTTGAGG CGTGCTGGTGTAGAATTTCCTAGTCGGCCACCAGATGCAGCTCCAATTTTTACTCCACCAGCCACACACCCAACATCAAGACTTCCTCAACCAGGTTATGGGATGCCAAGTAGTTCTTCAACACGACTAGATGAAGCAATGTCAGCTGAAGAAAATTTGAG CTCATCTAGCATAAATTCCATGCGAGAAGTTTTGGCTCTCTTGATTGACATGCTGCAAGCTATTGATCCAAGTGATCGCACG TCTGTTAAAGATGAAGTGATAGTTGACCTTGTCGAGCAATGCCGTGCCAATCAAAAGAAGTTGATGCAGATGTTATCAACAACAGG GGATGAAGAACTTCTTGGTCAGGGTCTTGAATTGAACGATAGTCTGCAGAGTTCACTCACAAAGCATGATGCAATAGCTTCCGGTTCCCCACTACGTGTTCAAGTGACAAATGTGCAGCCCGGGGCAGCAGAAAAACGTTACTCCAGTCTCCAACCTGCTGAAGTTGAGGTAGTCAAGGATACAGCAAATACTGCCCCTTCTGTACCAGTTGTTCCTGTTCATAAAGAGACTGAGGAAGAGGAGGAAGAGGAAGACGAGTTTGCTTTGCTAGCTCGAAG ACATTCAAAAACTCCCGTTACTGCTTCAAATAGCACGTCTGAGGTGAAAGTTGAAGATTTGACTCTTGTAAAGACGATGCAAGATGCTGCATCTCCAGAACCCCCTTTGAGCTCTTCCATAAGTAATGCTCTAGTTCCTACCACCACAACTGCTCCAGTACGAACCAAAGATCAAGATATTATAGACCTTCTGAGCATCACGTTATCAACTGAGCAACCTTCTCAGACTCCGACTTCTCCTGTGCATGGCACACCTCAGGGGCATATTCCGTCAGTTAGTCCAGGTGTTACATTTTCTTCCGAGGCTTATCCCGGTCACCCTGGTGTGGCCTTCAACAATTATGTAGCCCCATGGGCTCAGCCCCGAGCCCAACATGACACTCATCCTCATCCTGAGCAGCAGCCCCTTCAGCAACCACAATCTTCTCTTACGACACCTCAATATACCCAGTATGCCCCGACTGTGTATCCTCCTCCACCATGGGCCTCTACTCCTGGCTACTTCAGCAATCCAAATCCTGGGCCTAGACTGCCTAACACATATGAAACTCCAAGACCCACGTCATCAGCCATGCCTAGGCCTTTGCGACAAGAGTCAGGTAATGGAAATACGATTGGCAACTCCAGTCCGAGGTCTGTGGCTCCCAATGCAGGACAAAAACCATTTATTCCATCATACAGGTTGTTTGAAGATCTTAATGTATTTGGCTGTACGGATGGAGGATTTAAAGGAACAAGTCATTCATCACCAAGCTTATCAGGATCAAACAACCATAGCATGGTTAATGGAAGGAAGTGA